The nucleotide sequence ccgcccCTGTCGCCGAAGCGTCCTCTGTCGTTGCGTCCGTGGCGCTCACGATCCCTCCTGCCATCGCGTTCTCGTTCGCGGTTATCTCTGCCATGGTTGTCCCTTTCATCGCGCCGTCCTCCACGTTCCGGGGCTCTTTCGGGTCGTTCTGGACCTTCCGGCGCCTCCTTGGGCCGCTCGCCACCCTTCTCCTCAGGCCCGCGGCCGTTGTTGGGTCGTTCGCGCTCCGCGTCCCGGAGCCGCTGGCGTTCTCTGGAGCGGGAACGGTGCACGCGGGAGCGGCGGTCCAGTTCACGGCCACCTACAAAGTAGCGATTGCGGCCACGGCCCTCGTCGTCGCGGTCCGTCATCTTACCCGTCCGCTTGAGCTCCGCCTTGCGCGGCGCCGCCGTCTTCTCCAGCTCGATCAGCTTCTCGCGGATGGTTAGGAAGCCAAGATGCAACTTACCACCAAAGTGGTCCGCCAGCCGGATGTCGTTGTCGTGGATGCCCAGGTAGGCGGAGCAGACCTCGCAGACGCGCAGCTTCTGCTGCTGGTAGGTGGAGGCGGGCATGCTCGTGCGGTACTCGTGCTCGGCCTTGATCTTCTTGGCGCGCAGCTCCTCGATCTCCTTCATCAGCTCCATGCTGTCCTCCACTTCACCGGCCTCGCCGAGAGCCTCGGCCTTGGCCAGCTTCTTGCCGATCTCCTCGGCCAGGCCATGGACGGCGTTGGCCTTCTCGGCCACCTCAGCGGTCAGCTCCTCCTGGGTCTCCTTCAGACGCTGCTTGGCGGAGTCCGTTCGGCGATCACAGTCGGCGATGAAGGCCTGCAGGTGCTCCATGGCCTCGATGTCGTAGTAATAGTCGCGCGCCTTGGCCGCACTCTCGTAATCTGCGCGGAAAGCCAGGTCATGCACTTTGGGACACTCACCGAGATCCATGCGCGTGGACGCCAGGATGTCGTGCGGACAGCAGTCGAGCAGGAAGGACTTGCAGACCCTGGTGTCCGAGAACTTCAGCTGGCGCTCGTCGCCATTCCGCGTAGTGCCCATTAGCTGGTCCAGCATTGCTCGCATCTGATCGGTGGCCGACATTTTGTTGCTCGGCGCGCTCATTTCCTTCTGGCCGGTAGCGCGTGAAAAATGCTGCGGCGATGGCAGTGACGGCTATCTCGCAGGCTATGTGACCGCTAGCGTGCGATGCGTGTGGAAATCCTCAATTTTCACTCACTTTTTAACCACCTAGGAAAagtcgtgtgtgtgtgtgcgtgcgttGGACTAAAATGGGGTAGTGGTGTATTAGAGCAGTGTTGCGAAGCGCCGGCGGGGCGATACGTGTGTGGCGAGTCATGGTCTCGGTCACGGAAATCACTGTTTTAGTTTTTAGCggaattaattaaaaacaacaaGTATGTATACTATGTGAGATAATGTGGTACTTATCGCACATAACCTATGACATATGTTATCAATACTGAATTTCacattatttttattgcatATATTAAAAGTACATAGTTATTATAATCTTTTTGAGCGTCTACGAGAAATGCTGTATTATGTAGTTTTCGATTTTCTTGGCCACTGtggatatttattataattaattgATATGCTTAAAAGCTGTTATTAAaccttatatatatatatatatatatatatatatatatttataaggaccaaatttttgatatgtgttttttttatattacatGGTATAGTAGTATAAACATAATTAacacatctttaaaaaattaccttatttctaaatgaataaaaacattttaattccCCTCGCTGTTCTAAAACTATCGATGGGTCCGCCGCATCCTGTGCTAAATATCGATGGGCTGGCGGTGCCATCGCTGAACCACCCCCCTCGGCGTTGTCCAACACTAGGCAGCAAAACGTTTTTATTGAGGCgatatttttttgttgtttcctTCGTTTTTTCGGcgaaattttgttttaaaattaattatttaccGCTCGCTCGCTGGCGCCCACGATGTCCGATGACGACGATATACAGTACATCAAGCGGCAGCGCACTCTGCACTACGGATCGCTCGAGGAGTCGGAACGAAAGCGGCAAAATGCCGCGGCGTCTGGGGCgacggcagcagcaacaacaacagcgggAACGCCGGCATCGTCTGGTGCAgaaacaagaacaacaacaggCACAGGCGGCCAACTGGAGGACATAGATTCCGATGAGGATTACGAGGAGTCGACGAAGAAGACGGGCAACTCTAAGCAGGCGGGAGCGCCACCACCCACTGCCGCCACACTGGCCAACAAAATCGACGATGACTACTTTGATTTGGAGACAGAAATGGAGCGGGACAAGGTGGCGCTCCTCGAGGAATTCGAGCGCAAGAAGCGGGCGCGCCAGATAAACGTCTCCACGGACGACACGGAGATCAAGAGCAATCTGCGCCAGCTGAACGAGCCCATTTGCTACTTTGGCGAAGGACCAGCGGAGCGACGAAGGCGTCTTAAGGAGCTTCTCGCCGGCCTGGGCGAGCACGCCATCAACAAGAAGCAgtacgaggaggaggagcgcAAACAGCAGCAGCGGGAGCAGGACCAGGCCACATGGTATCACGAGGGACCCGACACCCTGCGAATTTCCCGCCTCTGGCTGGCGGACTACTCCCTGCCACGGGCCAAGGATCGCTTGGTGCGGGCCCGCGAAGCTCTCGAGGTGCCCAGTGCCACGCGGGCTGGCCGGATGGTGGAAATGCAGAAGAAGCTCCAGTCGCTGGCTCCACTCTGCTCCCAAGTGGGCGACACACGGCCCGTGAGCAGTGCCGCCTTCAGCGCGGACTCCACACTCCTGCTGACCGCCTCGTGGTCGGGTCTCTGCAAGCTGTGGAGCGTGCCCGACTGCGAGCTGAAGCAGACACTGCGGGGGCATGCCAGCTATGTGGGTGGAGTGGCTTTGCGACCAGGAGTCAAGGCGGACGAGGAGAACGTGGTGGCCATGGCGTCAGGCGGTCACGATGGCGCCGTCAAGCTGTGGGGCTTCAACAACGAGGAGTCCATCGCCGACATCACCGGTCACATGCCGCATCGCGTCTCCAAGGTGGCCTTTCATCCGTCCGGCCGTTTCCTGGCCACCGCCTGCTACGACTCCAGCTGGCGGCTGTGGGATCTGGAGCAGAAGACAGAGGTGCTGCATCAGGAGGGACACGCCAAGCCAGTGCACTGCCTAAGCTATCATTCGGATGGCAGTGTCGTGGTCACCGGCGGACTGGATGCCTTTGGGCGGGTGTGGGATCTGCGCACCGGGCGGTGCATCATGTTCCTGGAGGGACATCTGGGTGCCGTTTTCGGAGTGGACTTTTCGCCCAATGGATTCCACATTGCAACGGGGTCTCAGGACAACACCTGCAAAATCTGGGACCTACGGCGACGCCAGCCCGTCTATACCATTCCCG is from Drosophila suzukii chromosome 3, CBGP_Dsuzu_IsoJpt1.0, whole genome shotgun sequence and encodes:
- the LOC108004808 gene encoding putative RNA-binding protein Luc7-like 1 — its product is MSAPSNKMSATDQMRAMLDQLMGTTRNGDERQLKFSDTRVCKSFLLDCCPHDILASTRMDLGECPKVHDLAFRADYESAAKARDYYYDIEAMEHLQAFIADCDRRTDSAKQRLKETQEELTAEVAEKANAVHGLAEEIGKKLAKAEALGEAGEVEDSMELMKEIEELRAKKIKAEHEYRTSMPASTYQQQKLRVCEVCSAYLGIHDNDIRLADHFGGKLHLGFLTIREKLIELEKTAAPRKAELKRTGKMTDRDDEGRGRNRYFVGGRELDRRSRVHRSRSRERQRLRDAERERPNNGRGPEEKGGERPKEAPEGPERPERAPERGGRRDERDNHGRDNRERERDGRRDRERHGRNDRGRFGDRGGGGGGGGHHRDDRRRSRSRDRSPRERRNFNHFRDGGGGGGGNGHGQRRRSYSRERYSRR
- the U4-U6-60K gene encoding U4/U6 small nuclear ribonucleoprotein Prp4, with amino-acid sequence MSDDDDIQYIKRQRTLHYGSLEESERKRQNAAASGATAAATTTAGTPASSGAETRTTTGTGGQLEDIDSDEDYEESTKKTGNSKQAGAPPPTAATLANKIDDDYFDLETEMERDKVALLEEFERKKRARQINVSTDDTEIKSNLRQLNEPICYFGEGPAERRRRLKELLAGLGEHAINKKQYEEEERKQQQREQDQATWYHEGPDTLRISRLWLADYSLPRAKDRLVRAREALEVPSATRAGRMVEMQKKLQSLAPLCSQVGDTRPVSSAAFSADSTLLLTASWSGLCKLWSVPDCELKQTLRGHASYVGGVALRPGVKADEENVVAMASGGHDGAVKLWGFNNEESIADITGHMPHRVSKVAFHPSGRFLATACYDSSWRLWDLEQKTEVLHQEGHAKPVHCLSYHSDGSVVVTGGLDAFGRVWDLRTGRCIMFLEGHLGAVFGVDFSPNGFHIATGSQDNTCKIWDLRRRQPVYTIPAHTNLISDVKYQQECGSFLVTCSYDSTTKIWSNKTWQPLKTLQGHDNKVISVDIASNSQYIATTSFDRTFKLWSPDS